The sequence TCAATAAAAAGTTAGAAATAAACGAGGAAGGCGAAGTTTTTGTCTACAAACACAAAGGCTATGATCCGGAAGGAGATGCCGGGGGACATGCTAGAAATATTCAGTACATTACATTCATGATGAACGGCCGACCTGTCACCATCATCAATTTCCATGGCCTGTGGAATGGTAAAGGTAAAACAGATACCGAAGACAGGCTTCAACAATCAAAAAACATTCTAGAGTTTACTAAAAAAATAAAAGGGGATTACATTTTGTGTGGCGACTTCAATCTTTTACCCGATACGGAGAGCCTCAAACTTTTTGAGACTCATGGTCTGAAAAATTTGATCAAGGAAAATAAAATTACTTCCACTCGTACTTCTTTTTATACCAAACCAGAAAGACACGCAGACTATATTTTTGTGACGAAAGGGATTGAGGTTAAAAATTTTGCCGTCTTGCCCGACGAAGTCTCCGACCACTCTGCTCTTTTGCTCGACTTTGAATAGAGGTATAATTGCCTCATAGTAAATTAATTTTTTTATATGACCCACTACACTGTCGAAGAAGCGCCACTCGCCAAATTTCTTTTTAGCAACACAAAAATGTCTTGGTTTTGGCTGGTGGTGAGGATTTATGTCGGGTGGCAGTGGTTGGAGGCGGGCTGGTCAAAAGTCATCAGTCCTGCATGGGCTGGACCGAATGCCGGAGGAGCTCTGAGCGGCTTTATCAACGGAGCCCTCGGTAAGGCCACAGGTGCGCACCCTGATGTCCAAGGTTGGTATGCTTGGTTTCTCCAGAGCCTAGTCCTGCCCCACGTCAATCTCTGGTCGCATTTTGTGGCTTACGGAGAGCTGCTAGTGGGGGTCGGCCTGATTCTCGGCCTCCTCACCGGCATCGCCGCTTTTTTCGGCCTTTTTATGAATCTCAACTATTTGCTTGCTGGCACGGTCAGTATCAATCCTGTTCTTTTTACCCTCAGCATTGGAATTATCCTTGCGTGGCGCACCGCGGGCTATCTCGGTCTCGATCGGTACGTCCTGCCCTTGCTAGGCACCCCTTGGCATAAAGGTGAATTGTTTGAGCAGAAACGGTAAGGGATTTAATTGGTTGACGTCACGTATATAGTGTATATACTACACAGTAATGGCCTCTAAAAATAATTCAAGTTCAGTCAAGACTCTCAAGTTTGCAATTCTTGCAACGGATGTTGTCTGCTTTCAAATTATTCACAATCAGTTGTCAGTCCTACTTGGAAAAGTTGCCAATGTGCCAGCTTTTGCAGGTAAGTGGGCTTTGATAGGTGGACTTATTTTCCCTGACGAAACAGCTGACCAGTCTGCCGAAAGACATCTTTTAGAAAAATCAGGCATTAGTAATGTTTACAAAGAACAGCTGTACACATTTAGTGATGTTAAGAGGGACCTCAGGGGGAGGGTAGTGTCAGTGGCCTACATGGCTCTTACGAATAAAAATCCACAAGATCTAAATAAAGCACGTCTTGAAACAAAATGGTGTCCGGTCAAAAATTTACCAGCCCTTGCGTATGATCATGATAAAATCGTGAGCTGCGCTATAGAAAGGCTGCATTCCAAAATAGGATATACAAATATTGCCCAGTATTTATTGCCAGAAGAATTCACCATGTCAGAACTCCAGACAGCCTATGAAAACGTGTTAGGGAAGGGGCTAGATAAACGCAATTTTAGAAAGAAAATTTTAGCAGGGGATACACTCAAAAATACAGAGAAGACAAGAAAGCAAGGTGTGATGCGCCCCGCTACTCTTTATAGATTTTCTACAAAGAAGTCCCAGATTGTAAATATCCTGTAAGCCCTGGCGCAACGAAATGCCTAAATAGTGTTAATTTGACACTATCCCCTCTTTTGTGTTTTAAAATAGTGTACTATTGACACTAAGTAGTAGAGGTATATAGTGTATATAGAACACTAAGTACATAACGTATTTAGCCGAGTTCATTAAAAACACACAGGAGAAACACAATGTTAAACAACATATTGCTCATGACGGATTCCTACAAGGTTTCCCACTATCGTCAGTATCCCAAAGGCACCAACAAGATTTATTCTTACTTGGAGGCTCGTACGGGAGGCGAGTACGCGGAGGTGATGTTCTTTGGTCTTCAATATATCCTGAAAAGATATTTGACTAGCCAGGTTGTCACCCAGCAAAAAATCGATCAAGCGGAAGCGCTCTTCAAAGCTCATTTTGGTGATGCCACACTCTTCAATCGTGCAGGTTGGGAATATATTCTGACCAAACACGGCGGCAGGTTGCCGGTGGAAATAAAAGCAGTGCCAGAGGGGTTGGTTATACCCGAAGGCAATGTTCTTTTGACCATTGAAAATACTTGCCCGAAGTGCTACTGGCTGGTCAACTACCTCGAAACACTTTTGGTGCAGGTCTGGTATAGCTGCACCACAGGAACAATTTCGAGGGAAATGAAAAAGCTTATCAAAAATGCTTTGGCAAAGTCTGGGACTGATACGCCGGAAAATCTGGCCTTCAAGCTCCACGACTTTGGCTACCGCGGGGTCAGCTCTTCAGAGTCGGCAGCGATTGGAGGGGCAGCCCATTTGGTCAACTTTATGGGCACCGACACACTAGCTGCAGTCGAAATGTTGATGGAATACTACGGAGCGGGCATGCCCGGCTTCAGTGTCCCAGCAGCAGAACACTCGACTATTACAAGCTGGGGAGAGGACGGTGAGGAACAAGCATACAAAAATATGCTTGAACAATATCCTACTGGTCTCGTGGCGGTTGTTTCAGATTCGTGGAACATTCGAAATGCTGTCGAGAATATCTGGGGGGATCGTCTGCGCAATCAGGTCCTGTTCAGAGACGGGGTGCTCATTGTACGACCTGATTCGGGTGATCCGAAAAAGGTTTTACCCGCATTACTCGAAATTCTCGGACGTCGTTTTGGGGCAGTGCCAAACAGCAAAGGCTTCAAAGTACTACACCAAAAAGTTCGGATGATCCAAGGAGACGGCATCACTCGTCGGAGCCTCGGGGGTATTCTCGACACAGTGATGGAACACGGTTGGTCGGCTGACTGCCTAGCTTTTGGTTCGGGCGGCGGCTTACTCCAAAACTGTGATCGCGATACTCAGCGTTTCGCTATGAAGTGCTCTTACGCTGAAGTGGGTGGAG is a genomic window of Candidatus Paceibacterota bacterium containing:
- a CDS encoding nicotinate phosphoribosyltransferase, which encodes MLNNILLMTDSYKVSHYRQYPKGTNKIYSYLEARTGGEYAEVMFFGLQYILKRYLTSQVVTQQKIDQAEALFKAHFGDATLFNRAGWEYILTKHGGRLPVEIKAVPEGLVIPEGNVLLTIENTCPKCYWLVNYLETLLVQVWYSCTTGTISREMKKLIKNALAKSGTDTPENLAFKLHDFGYRGVSSSESAAIGGAAHLVNFMGTDTLAAVEMLMEYYGAGMPGFSVPAAEHSTITSWGEDGEEQAYKNMLEQYPTGLVAVVSDSWNIRNAVENIWGDRLRNQVLFRDGVLIVRPDSGDPKKVLPALLEILGRRFGAVPNSKGFKVLHQKVRMIQGDGITRRSLGGILDTVMEHGWSADCLAFGSGGGLLQNCDRDTQRFAMKCSYAEVGGVGRGVFKKPATDKTKNSKKGRLMLAEDPIFETTNGSRFVTLPEDTNGFTDVLVPVFKNGELLREYTLDEVRARAMIT
- a CDS encoding NUDIX domain-containing protein — translated: MASKNNSSSVKTLKFAILATDVVCFQIIHNQLSVLLGKVANVPAFAGKWALIGGLIFPDETADQSAERHLLEKSGISNVYKEQLYTFSDVKRDLRGRVVSVAYMALTNKNPQDLNKARLETKWCPVKNLPALAYDHDKIVSCAIERLHSKIGYTNIAQYLLPEEFTMSELQTAYENVLGKGLDKRNFRKKILAGDTLKNTEKTRKQGVMRPATLYRFSTKKSQIVNIL
- a CDS encoding endonuclease/exonuclease/phosphatase family protein; the encoded protein is MKLITLNTWGGRAGKEGLLSFFAKHKGNVDIFCLQEIWADSYQDLGTKLAGGVALDYDKIMVHGVQEISELLTGHSKFFRPHYLDNYGLMTMVNKKLEINEEGEVFVYKHKGYDPEGDAGGHARNIQYITFMMNGRPVTIINFHGLWNGKGKTDTEDRLQQSKNILEFTKKIKGDYILCGDFNLLPDTESLKLFETHGLKNLIKENKITSTRTSFYTKPERHADYIFVTKGIEVKNFAVLPDEVSDHSALLLDFE
- a CDS encoding TQO small subunit DoxD → MTHYTVEEAPLAKFLFSNTKMSWFWLVVRIYVGWQWLEAGWSKVISPAWAGPNAGGALSGFINGALGKATGAHPDVQGWYAWFLQSLVLPHVNLWSHFVAYGELLVGVGLILGLLTGIAAFFGLFMNLNYLLAGTVSINPVLFTLSIGIILAWRTAGYLGLDRYVLPLLGTPWHKGELFEQKR